The genome window CGAGGAGGGCGCGGACGTCGTCGTCCTGCTCCACCCGGACTATCAATATGCACCCCACCGCGTACCCGCTCTCGTCGAGCCGATTCTCGCGGGTCGGGCGGATTTCTCGTTCGGATCTCGCTTCGCCGAGGGCGGGCGACCGATGGCGGGCGGCATGCCGTTTCATCGATACGTGGGCAACCGGTTGACCACCTATGTCGAGAACTTCTTCCTCGGCACGTCGTTTACCGAGCTTCACAGCGGAATGAAGGCTTACTCCCGGCGGTTTCTCCAGATCATCGGGTACCATCGATTCTCGGACCGGTTCGTCTTCGATTCTCAGATGGTGATTCAAGCCGTGCTGCTCGGCTTTCAGATCAAAGAGGTTGCGATTCCGACTCGTTACGCCGAGGACTCCTCCTCGGTCGATGTGTGGAGCTCGCTCCGGTACATCCTCGAAACGTTCGGTGCGCTCCGCCACGGACTTCGCA of Vicinamibacteria bacterium contains these proteins:
- a CDS encoding glycosyltransferase family 2 protein; the protein is MRTIITMPAYKAARTLEKTYHAIPRNCYDEVLVVDDSSPDDTVRVAESLGLRVRRHADNRGYGANQKTCYDWALEEGADVVVLLHPDYQYAPHRVPALVEPILAGRADFSFGSRFAEGGRPMAGGMPFHRYVGNRLTTYVENFFLGTSFTELHSGMKAYSRRFLQIIGYHRFSDRFVFDSQMVIQAVLLGFQIKEVAIPTRYAEDSSSVDVWSSLRYILETFGALRHGLRNRERLAEELEMLRSRDA